In one window of Mucilaginibacter auburnensis DNA:
- a CDS encoding PorP/SprF family type IX secretion system membrane protein: protein MKKILLFVFILSARAGMAQQLPQFTQYIFNSYLLNPAVTGIENYTDVKVGHRNQWVGLEGAPVTSYLSINAPIGRNFIEGDATSFLAEGGINPSSRLFTQNYQAAEPHHGIGAIVMTDKAGPFTQTNVAATYAYHLGLTARMNLSVGVMAGFNRLNLNTQGLTLTDQNDPAITNGFNNSQWKPDVGVGVWLYSSNYFVGLSAKQILPQTYYFNNTKAPKTGSQTVPHFYFTAGAKLFMTDEITFMPSVMVKRTDPVPLTFDINGKFNFQDKFWIGGSYRHNDAAALLAGFNLSSLINVGYSYDITTSALNTVSRGTHEIFLGLMLNNRYKVTSPQHGF from the coding sequence ATGAAAAAAATTTTACTCTTTGTTTTCATCCTAAGCGCGCGTGCCGGTATGGCACAGCAACTCCCACAGTTTACACAATACATTTTTAACAGCTACTTACTCAATCCTGCAGTAACCGGTATTGAAAATTATACCGATGTAAAGGTTGGGCACCGTAACCAGTGGGTTGGTTTAGAAGGAGCGCCCGTAACAAGTTATCTTTCTATCAATGCGCCAATAGGTCGTAATTTTATTGAAGGAGATGCCACCAGCTTTTTAGCTGAAGGTGGAATCAATCCGTCAAGCAGATTATTTACGCAAAACTACCAGGCAGCAGAACCGCACCACGGTATTGGTGCGATTGTGATGACTGACAAGGCGGGGCCTTTTACTCAAACTAACGTAGCCGCAACTTATGCTTACCACTTGGGCTTAACTGCGCGGATGAACCTTTCTGTTGGTGTAATGGCAGGGTTCAATCGACTAAACCTAAATACCCAAGGGCTTACCCTTACCGACCAAAATGATCCGGCTATTACCAACGGCTTCAATAACAGCCAATGGAAACCGGACGTAGGTGTGGGTGTATGGTTATATTCGTCTAATTACTTTGTTGGCTTATCTGCTAAGCAGATATTACCTCAAACCTATTATTTTAATAATACAAAGGCCCCTAAAACCGGTAGCCAAACCGTTCCGCATTTTTATTTTACTGCTGGCGCTAAATTGTTCATGACGGATGAAATCACCTTTATGCCATCTGTAATGGTAAAAAGAACAGATCCGGTACCACTTACATTTGACATAAACGGTAAATTTAACTTTCAGGACAAATTTTGGATAGGTGGTTCCTACCGTCATAATGATGCCGCAGCGCTGTTAGCCGGCTTTAACCTGAGCTCCCTTATCAACGTGGGATATAGTTATGATATCACCACATCAGCCCTAAATACAGTTAGCCGTGGCACCCACGAGATATTCTTGGGATTGATGCTCAATAATCGTTACAAAGTTACTTCGCCTCAGCACGGTTTTTAA
- a CDS encoding aldo/keto reductase, translating into MNYRKFKDVAVAEVGLGTWQLGSADWGNVSDDDAFAILNAYVDGGGNFIDTADVYGMGVSEQVIGRFLKTVDEPIYVATKLGRRGDEPNGWPQNFTYDAMRRQVEDSLRHLDVPQLFLEQLHCIPTEEMRLGKVFDYLRKFKEEGLIANFGASVETSEEALICLEQEGLASLQIIFNLFRQHVADQVFAKAAEKGVAIIARVPLASGLLTGRFNQQTRFAENDHRNYNANGEKFNVGETFSGVEFNEGVKFSQQIGAMLPDERMAQWSIRWILDHPQVTTVIPGASKVSQVESNIEASTLPPLSAQTFSDLRKLYDAEIYNKIRGVY; encoded by the coding sequence ATGAATTACAGAAAATTTAAAGATGTAGCTGTTGCTGAAGTAGGCTTAGGCACCTGGCAGTTAGGTAGCGCCGACTGGGGGAATGTTAGCGATGATGACGCGTTTGCTATTTTAAATGCCTACGTTGACGGCGGCGGCAATTTTATTGATACAGCTGATGTATACGGCATGGGCGTGAGCGAGCAGGTGATAGGCCGTTTTTTAAAAACTGTTGATGAGCCAATTTATGTAGCTACTAAATTGGGCCGTAGAGGCGACGAGCCTAATGGCTGGCCGCAAAACTTTACTTACGATGCCATGCGCCGTCAAGTGGAAGATTCATTACGCCACCTGGATGTGCCGCAATTGTTTTTAGAGCAGTTGCATTGCATACCTACGGAAGAAATGCGCTTGGGCAAGGTGTTTGACTATTTACGCAAGTTTAAGGAGGAGGGATTGATAGCTAACTTTGGTGCCAGCGTTGAAACATCCGAAGAAGCTTTGATATGTTTGGAGCAGGAGGGACTGGCTTCATTACAGATCATTTTTAACCTGTTCCGTCAGCATGTCGCTGACCAGGTATTTGCCAAAGCAGCCGAGAAGGGCGTAGCTATTATTGCACGCGTGCCTTTGGCCAGCGGTTTATTAACCGGCCGTTTTAATCAACAAACCCGTTTTGCAGAGAATGATCACCGTAACTATAACGCCAATGGCGAGAAGTTCAATGTTGGCGAAACTTTCTCTGGTGTTGAGTTTAACGAAGGGGTTAAGTTCTCTCAACAAATAGGCGCTATGCTGCCTGACGAACGGATGGCACAATGGTCTATCAGGTGGATATTAGACCACCCGCAGGTAACTACGGTTATACCCGGAGCTTCTAAAGTTTCTCAGGTTGAAAGCAATATTGAAGCATCTACATTGCCGCCTTTATCGGCACAAACTTTTAGCGATCTGCGCAAGTTGTACGATGCCGAAATTTACAACAAGATAAGAGGCGTGTATTAG
- a CDS encoding EVE domain-containing protein translates to MKYWLVKSEPHKYSWEKFNEDGRTFWDGVRNYQARNNLREMKEGDLALFYHSNEGKEVVGIAKIVKEAYQDPTTEDTNWVVVELEPVEALKKPVTLAQIKADPMLKDIQLIKLSRLSVASIKPEEFDHILQLGNE, encoded by the coding sequence ATGAAATATTGGTTAGTTAAGTCAGAACCGCATAAATACAGTTGGGAAAAATTTAATGAGGATGGCCGCACCTTTTGGGATGGTGTACGAAATTACCAGGCTCGCAACAATCTGCGCGAAATGAAAGAGGGCGACCTGGCCTTGTTTTACCACAGTAACGAGGGTAAAGAAGTGGTAGGCATTGCCAAAATAGTTAAAGAAGCATATCAGGATCCAACTACCGAAGATACTAACTGGGTAGTGGTTGAACTGGAACCCGTTGAAGCGCTGAAAAAGCCGGTTACTTTGGCCCAGATAAAAGCCGACCCGATGCTTAAGGATATTCAACTTATTAAATTAAGTCGCCTATCGGTTGCGAGCATTAAGCCGGAAGAGTTTGATCACATACTGCAATTAGGAAACGAATAA
- a CDS encoding acyl-CoA thioesterase, with amino-acid sequence MIAKKPQDSLTIMNELVLPNDTNMLHNLMGGRLLHWMDIAAAISAQKHCNSLAVTVSVDSVSFKHSIKLGDVVTIEARVSRAFTTSVEVRMDVWAENVPSGTRVKSNEAYYTFVALDAAGNKLPVPELVPGTPAEQVLYDGALRRRQLRLILDGKLKPNDATELKALFVEKE; translated from the coding sequence ATGATTGCAAAAAAGCCCCAGGACTCTCTAACTATTATGAATGAATTGGTATTACCCAATGATACCAATATGCTGCACAATTTGATGGGTGGCAGGTTACTGCATTGGATGGATATTGCAGCGGCCATATCTGCGCAAAAGCATTGCAACAGTTTGGCGGTAACAGTGTCGGTTGATAGTGTATCATTTAAACATTCAATTAAACTGGGTGATGTTGTAACCATTGAAGCACGGGTATCCCGGGCGTTTACCACTTCTGTTGAGGTGAGGATGGATGTGTGGGCAGAGAATGTGCCGTCAGGCACGCGTGTAAAGAGTAACGAAGCTTATTATACATTTGTAGCCTTAGATGCCGCCGGAAACAAGCTACCTGTACCTGAACTGGTACCTGGCACACCTGCGGAACAAGTGCTTTATGATGGCGCACTTCGCCGCCGCCAGTTGCGACTCATCTTAGATGGCAAGTTAAAACCAAATGATGCTACAGAATTAAAGGCGCTTTTTGTGGAGAAGGAATAA
- a CDS encoding spore protein: MGVTRLKRKDRRNKTFSRLEVQFLKNATNLEFGSRSFEPKKSQIAKNNEALAIAAGK; the protein is encoded by the coding sequence ATGGGCGTAACTCGTTTAAAAAGAAAAGACAGAAGAAATAAAACTTTCTCAAGACTGGAAGTTCAATTCTTAAAAAATGCAACTAACCTGGAGTTTGGTAGCCGTTCATTCGAGCCAAAAAAGAGCCAGATAGCAAAAAACAATGAAGCCTTAGCTATTGCAGCAGGTAAATAA
- a CDS encoding quinone-dependent dihydroorotate dehydrogenase, with protein MYQLIKPILFQFDPENVHYFVTRNLKRFNRFPGGSKLSRALWDLRDDQLKREVFGLTFNNPVGLAAGFDKNGEVISEMANLGFGFVELGTVTPLPQPGNPKPRMFRSPNDKAIINRMGFNNLGVDVLASRIATYRKNQPEAQKGLIIGGNIGKNKDTPNEEAVSDYIKCFDRLFDVVDYFVVNVSSPNTPGLRALQEKEPLMNILNTLQQRNNKNGISRPILLKIAPDLTNEQLDDIVEIVQETKIAGIIATNTTIDKSGLTNEDLKTEAGGLSGALLNSRSTEVIRYLADKSNRSFPIIGVGGIHSGDDALEKIKAGASLVQLYTGFIYEGPGLIKEINKKILSEL; from the coding sequence ATGTACCAACTCATTAAACCCATCCTTTTTCAGTTTGACCCCGAGAATGTTCACTATTTTGTAACGCGCAACCTAAAACGCTTTAACCGCTTTCCCGGTGGCAGCAAGTTGAGTCGTGCATTGTGGGACCTGCGGGATGACCAATTAAAAAGAGAGGTTTTTGGCCTTACGTTTAACAACCCTGTAGGATTGGCGGCCGGATTTGATAAAAATGGCGAGGTGATCAGCGAAATGGCTAACCTTGGCTTCGGCTTTGTTGAGCTGGGTACAGTTACCCCGTTACCGCAACCGGGCAACCCTAAGCCGAGAATGTTTCGTAGTCCGAACGATAAGGCTATTATTAACCGAATGGGTTTCAACAACTTGGGGGTTGATGTGTTGGCCTCTCGCATTGCTACCTACCGTAAAAATCAACCTGAAGCACAAAAAGGTTTAATCATTGGTGGAAACATTGGTAAAAATAAAGACACCCCGAATGAAGAAGCTGTAAGCGATTACATAAAATGCTTTGACCGCTTGTTTGATGTGGTTGATTACTTTGTGGTGAATGTAAGCTCTCCTAATACCCCCGGTTTACGTGCCTTGCAGGAAAAAGAGCCGCTAATGAACATATTGAATACCCTTCAACAACGCAACAATAAAAACGGCATTAGCAGACCAATACTACTCAAAATTGCCCCTGACCTAACCAACGAACAACTGGACGATATTGTAGAAATTGTACAGGAAACTAAAATCGCCGGTATAATTGCCACCAATACTACTATTGATAAATCGGGCTTAACAAATGAAGATTTAAAAACCGAAGCCGGTGGTTTAAGTGGTGCTTTGTTAAACAGCCGCTCAACTGAAGTTATCCGCTACCTTGCTGATAAGTCTAACCGCTCCTTCCCTATCATTGGTGTAGGTGGTATACACTCAGGTGATGATGCTTTGGAGAAAATAAAAGCCGGTGCGTCATTGGTACAGTTATATACCGGTTTTATTTATGAAGGGCCAGGGTTGATCAAAGAGATCAATAAAAAAATACTGTCTGAACTATGA
- the tamL gene encoding translocation and assembly module lipoprotein TamL, whose product MKAYIIKTNLCRFTILSILLLFIVTGCSLTRKLGPNQSLVRKITIKGMDKEFSEAAANYVDKQQQPNSVVNLQFYYWFSKNGKRKIGEPPSILDSNLVEFSRMQIEKFIQTKGYLKAQVTDSIVIKKKKAELVFITNQGPLFRIRKLSDSIPDGKVRSLFRSSSPEFSHLRPGGRFDLDSVAYNRDAFYQVMKRNGYYDFYRQYINFTYDSTFNNSVVDLKMIIDNPADKNEHPVYTINNTLITILNSNRQPSENTDTIQVDSQFRFVDHSRKFKPHTVTDYIFQKKGETYNVDMQTITTSRLSELNVFRNVPNPTYTKTADSTNRLNSRIDIVPLKKMSDRVEGEFLFAGGRYGYNIGNTFTDRNIFKQAAILQIKFNYSILYATGNDLVGSSGVTNQDFKVGVSLSYPRIISPFNFAKPGKYGVPHTTFASNYSLFFQRDLVTRTSFVNSITYDFAETANKVHSITAGNIEFSKGSIDPTARQQLLDQNRYSYVYLIGRTVFTTGSQYTYQVNGNQLNSLKNFTYFRGLLDVGGNMLSLVSNVFNTPKDAQGQRTLFGYTFAQYAKTEIDFRVYKALGGNRQFILRLNPGIGVPYGNSTQLIFEKNFYTGGANDIRAWLPRTLGPGQFNRGTAYGSDNVTRARLKYIDQFGEVKLVMNAEYRYKLANNFFGTVLKGAVFVDAGNIWRLRPEVENPGGEFKFSNILGSSAIGVGTGLRFDLNFFVFRLDAAFKVKDPQFNGSDQWVLFKHTNELFKSGAFKDSYSKANGGESYNFMQLNFGIGMPF is encoded by the coding sequence TTGAAAGCATATATTATAAAAACAAACCTTTGTCGCTTTACAATATTAAGTATTCTTCTGCTCTTTATTGTTACCGGATGTAGTTTAACCCGAAAGCTTGGCCCTAACCAGTCCCTCGTACGTAAAATCACCATCAAGGGAATGGACAAGGAATTTAGCGAGGCTGCGGCTAATTACGTTGATAAACAGCAACAACCCAACAGCGTTGTAAACCTGCAGTTCTACTACTGGTTCAGTAAAAACGGAAAAAGAAAAATTGGCGAACCGCCGTCTATTTTAGACAGTAACCTGGTTGAATTTTCGCGCATGCAGATAGAAAAATTCATCCAAACCAAGGGTTATTTAAAAGCACAGGTAACAGACAGCATCGTTATAAAAAAGAAAAAAGCAGAACTGGTTTTTATCACCAACCAGGGACCGCTATTCAGAATACGCAAATTAAGCGACAGCATACCTGACGGAAAAGTCCGTTCTTTATTTCGCTCATCCTCACCCGAATTTTCCCACCTGCGCCCCGGCGGACGTTTTGATCTTGATAGTGTAGCCTATAACCGCGATGCTTTTTACCAGGTAATGAAGCGTAACGGGTATTATGACTTTTATCGCCAGTACATCAACTTTACTTATGACTCTACCTTTAACAACAGCGTAGTTGACTTAAAAATGATCATTGATAATCCGGCTGATAAAAACGAACATCCGGTTTATACCATCAATAATACCCTGATAACCATTCTTAACAGCAACCGCCAGCCCAGCGAAAACACAGACACCATACAGGTTGATTCACAATTCAGGTTTGTTGATCATTCGCGTAAGTTTAAGCCGCATACCGTTACCGACTATATTTTTCAGAAAAAGGGCGAGACCTACAACGTTGATATGCAGACCATCACAACATCCCGGTTATCAGAATTAAACGTTTTCCGTAACGTGCCCAACCCTACTTATACAAAAACCGCCGACAGCACTAACCGGCTGAATAGCCGCATAGACATTGTTCCGCTAAAAAAGATGTCAGACCGGGTTGAAGGCGAGTTTTTATTTGCCGGCGGCCGCTATGGGTACAACATAGGGAATACATTTACCGACCGGAACATATTTAAACAGGCTGCGATACTTCAGATTAAATTTAACTACAGTATTTTATATGCAACCGGCAATGATTTGGTAGGTTCCAGCGGCGTCACCAACCAGGATTTTAAGGTAGGGGTAAGTTTAAGCTACCCGCGTATTATATCGCCGTTTAATTTTGCCAAGCCTGGGAAATATGGGGTCCCCCATACCACGTTTGCCAGTAACTACTCGCTTTTCTTTCAGCGCGACCTTGTTACCCGTACAAGTTTTGTTAACTCCATCACTTATGATTTTGCAGAAACAGCTAATAAAGTACACAGTATAACAGCCGGCAACATAGAGTTTTCAAAGGGCTCAATTGATCCAACTGCGCGCCAGCAATTACTTGATCAAAACAGGTACTCATATGTGTATCTGATCGGGCGTACTGTATTTACAACCGGTAGTCAGTATACTTACCAGGTTAACGGCAACCAGTTAAACAGTTTAAAAAACTTCACCTATTTCCGCGGTTTGCTTGATGTTGGCGGCAATATGCTGTCATTGGTGAGCAACGTTTTTAACACGCCAAAGGATGCACAAGGCCAGCGCACCCTTTTTGGTTATACCTTTGCACAATATGCAAAAACGGAGATAGACTTTAGGGTTTACAAAGCTTTAGGTGGTAACAGACAGTTTATTTTGCGTTTGAACCCAGGGATTGGCGTTCCTTACGGAAACAGCACACAGTTAATTTTCGAGAAGAATTTTTATACCGGAGGGGCTAATGATATTCGCGCATGGCTGCCACGTACACTTGGCCCCGGCCAGTTTAACCGTGGCACAGCTTATGGGAGCGACAACGTTACACGAGCCCGTTTAAAATATATTGACCAGTTTGGCGAGGTAAAGCTGGTAATGAATGCCGAATACCGTTATAAATTGGCAAACAACTTTTTCGGAACGGTTTTAAAAGGTGCAGTATTTGTTGATGCCGGTAACATATGGCGCTTACGCCCCGAGGTGGAGAATCCGGGTGGTGAGTTTAAATTTAGCAACATTTTAGGATCATCAGCCATTGGCGTTGGTACCGGTTTGCGCTTTGATCTAAATTTCTTTGTGTTCCGCCTTGATGCCGCGTTTAAAGTAAAAGATCCTCAATTTAACGGATCAGACCAATGGGTGCTATTTAAACATACCAACGAGTTGTTCAAAAGCGGTGCATTCAAGGATAGCTATAGCAAAGCAAACGGCGGTGAAAGCTACAATTTTATGCAGCTGAACTTTGGTATTGGAATGCCGTTTTGA
- a CDS encoding TrmH family RNA methyltransferase, whose product MLSKSRISLLQSLQQKKFRKQHGVFLVEGYKSVIEFVNSAYQIEAIYYSPASGSKLSKLLHNKNTAEVSLTILEKISSLKTAPDVVAVVKIPDWDNLKPVSLKNKFSLALDGVQDPGNMGTIIRTADWYGIQDIICSEDTVDVYNPKVVQATMGSLSRINLRYTDLASVLTDAQMPVYGALLNGENIYSTTFASEGLVVMGNEGNGLRPEITRLVTEAITIPRVGEAESLNVAIATAIFCSEISRNKLAGNK is encoded by the coding sequence ATGCTTTCAAAGTCCCGGATCAGTTTATTACAATCATTACAACAAAAAAAATTCCGCAAACAGCATGGCGTGTTTTTGGTTGAGGGCTATAAATCTGTTATTGAATTTGTTAATTCAGCCTATCAAATTGAGGCAATTTACTACTCACCTGCAAGCGGCTCAAAATTGAGCAAATTATTGCACAATAAAAACACCGCCGAAGTATCATTAACCATTCTGGAGAAAATAAGTTCTTTAAAAACAGCACCAGATGTTGTGGCAGTAGTTAAAATACCCGATTGGGACAATTTAAAGCCGGTTTCGCTAAAAAATAAATTTTCATTGGCATTGGATGGAGTGCAGGACCCGGGCAACATGGGTACCATTATCCGCACGGCAGATTGGTATGGAATACAGGATATTATTTGCTCAGAAGATACTGTTGACGTTTATAACCCTAAAGTGGTGCAAGCTACCATGGGTTCGCTTTCGAGAATAAATTTAAGGTACACTGATTTAGCCTCTGTTTTAACCGATGCCCAAATGCCGGTTTACGGTGCTTTGCTTAATGGAGAAAATATATACTCAACCACCTTTGCATCTGAAGGACTGGTTGTTATGGGTAACGAAGGTAATGGCTTACGGCCTGAAATTACGCGTTTAGTAACCGAGGCTATTACCATACCACGCGTTGGTGAGGCCGAATCATTGAATGTAGCCATAGCTACTGCAATTTTTTGTTCAGAAATAAGCAGAAATAAATTGGCAGGCAATAAATAA